Below is a genomic region from Ascaphus truei isolate aAscTru1 chromosome 8, aAscTru1.hap1, whole genome shotgun sequence.
ccatccgccatgaagatctggctcaggtaccccaatcttctttttctttctttaatcaccttcttctatcttcatctgtaaccatttcttgttcttctttatcttctttcttcatctgtcaatccaaaataccccatgttaaatcccagccgatgctgtctcgtcggcttcttgggctcaaatgaggcgtcacagccttaaatatggcttgtgacgtcacatttaccctcaaaaaggttaacagccatctgattggctgttaaaaccattttccgacttaaattttttttttttgccgtgacgtcacttaaagggaatgatgccagccaatcagaatggctgtgcttcatttgcctttaagatgacgtcacgaagccggcgtcacatggtatttcagccaatcagatcgtgggaaacaattccacactctgattggctgaaataccatgtgacgccggccatcttggatttcgtgacatcatcttaaaggcaaatgaagcacagccattctgattggctggcatcattccctttaagtgacgtcatgtaaaaaaaaaaattaaaagtcggaacatggtttgaacagccaatcaggtggctgttcaccattttgaggctaaatgtgatgtcacaagcctatttaaggccgtgacgcctcatttgagcccaagaagccgacgagacagcatcggctgggatttaacatggggtattttggattgacagatgaagaaagaaggtaaaaaagaacaagaaatggttacagatgaagatagaagacggtgagtaaagaaagaaaaaagaagatttgggtacctttgctggatcttcatggcggatggcatcggatgctgttggaggccttcaaggtacgtgagcttcctgtttccccgggagtcggagagccaccgcttctaatagtatgtaatatattcaatgtttgtaaatgtctctttttacaggttttttcattggatatgatttttgattttttgggggaggcacattgactgataatatattaatctgtaccactttagggtacagattaatacattattattacaatatttgggggcatttgtggcttggtattgctgttggtttttttaatgtcagtttcttaggtggatgtaattgtttgtattttccctgcttaatgtaataaaatgtttgcgattggtgttcatttgtagttaatgttgtattatgttggctaatgcgttttatggttctttcagagattgtttgaatgtatttctttgtcttttaatgtttatattcattaatgttgttgtaattaattggtttgattggttagtgttactattcattttgagtttgtTTAGGAagtaattggtttcattggttaatggtttaattaaataattgttgatgttgttactgcttgtattgattggattagctggctactgtatttattgactttattgaggtatgctaatgcagtgtttaataatgggcaaataatctattatccatatctggataatagttattttgcacattattttactgtatgtgttaggggggtgtatttagttagaaatattgtttagtatttttgttggcacaacattggtaccgcaggccgcgggtaccccgggactcccgcggggaccccgggacggccatggggtcagccggggacacccgcgcgaccctcggcctccctcggggacccctgcggggtcagctggggacacccgccggcctgttgtattggttttgcgcctgcaaaaaggtaaacaaataattttttctaagtccagcttttttatcaccagcctttagctggtgagctttattcagcgcaactttaacgtacgatcagtttgcgttgcttagtgaatcccgcagaagggcaggattcagcgcaaataGCTGATCatacgatcaaagttggacttagaaaaaatttcaaggaaaagcccgttttagagtgcaaagtgcctgtttgcgcggcttagtgcatagcgctcggcggaacttcacgttctaaaagcactttgcgctcttaaaacgacttatcactgcttagtgcatagcccccttagactCTTTGTCCCAAATTTGGCATTTTTACTCCTCTTACACTTTGACATTTTTGTGGGGGTAGTGAAACTGGAAGCATTCTGGAAAACAATAACTTATTACTCTAAGGATgcatccccgctagcgctgagtatGCTGAGCAGGCGGCGTTTGCCGCGGTTACTTacatgtaagtccccgctcacgcggtgcgcgggTGCTCGTGCGCGGACACCCACACTCACCGGCGCTCGGCGCTTATGTAATCTAATTTTCCAGCGCGCTCAATGCCCCCCCTCACCAGCACGCGCGCGTAAatgacaggacacccggcgctcatgctttgagcgctctccaagcatgagcacgctcagcaccagcggggactcaaCCTAACTCCTCAGTAGATGTAGCATGAGGAAATTGTTGCACCCAAAAGTGCATTAGGACATGAGGAAAAACATGGCAAGAAAATAATGACTATCTAACCTTATTTCCCATTatatagtaaaaaaataaaagaaatttaTTGTTAAAACATGTTAAAGCAACATTACACGAATCTATAAATGCTTTAGAGTTCCCTGTCTCACCCAATAACTATCTCCCTCAGTCTCACAAATCTTATCACTCATGAATGTATTTCACAAGAGAATATCTCTTGAAATGAGCAACTGTGTGGATATACTGTAGCACAAATTTATATTCCAGAACATAGTTGAGGTGTGATTTGTGCTTTAATATTAAACCTaacaagggggtggggggctggagAAGAGGTTATGGtttgtgtcatgataatatcaagagatattaggtattttaatccctctggtgcatcaggggttaatgagctacagtttgaagTTGAAAATACAATATCTGTGAGCTGTGATCTCTTGCAAGACTCACACAGGTCAGTCACTTTTTAGTGTTTTGTTTGTCCCGCAGGCATAAACGCAAACCACTAAAAAGCTCTCGTATTAACTATTGTTAACTATTGTTAATTGTTAACGATTGTTCATATCAGAGCTTTTTGGTGCCAGCGGGACAAACGAAACACTAAAAAGTGACTGACCTGTGTGAATCTTGCAAGAGATCACAGCTCACAAATATTGTATTTTCAACGTcagactgtagctcattaacccctgaagcaccagagggattaaatTACCTAATATcccatgatattatcatgacagtttGCATTTCTAAACTTTTGTGACtaaggggtatgtgtgtgtgtgtgtcagcatttTCTTTGGAAGTAAAAAGAAAGAGAATCCAAGGTGAGGGAGTTCCTCAGTGATTCTACAGAAAAATACTGTTTGGGTAGGTTCAGCTCTTGAAAATTGGTTAAAGCTCTTCCATGTGTTAAATTAGCATAAGGAGTCGCCGATCCCAAAGTAGCCACTTGGGGGCCAGAGCTAACTGTGCGTCACAGCCTttggtggagaaaaaaaaaagtagaagaATCAAGAAGCATGCAACTCAATTTGTGCCAATGGCATCACAAGGGGAAGGATGGATGCTTGGGTGAAGGGGAGACCTCTCCAATGTTTCAATCACATCAAGATATGAATCTCAAATCAAGAGGCAACGAACTTACCAGCACTAATTAAGATATGTCCTTGTTTGTGTAAGGCTCTGATCCTCTTCTGGTTCTGAACTGCTGGGGATCCGTTGTAAGGATGCTTCTTGTGGACTGGAAGTGATTCATAAGCAAAAACAAACCAGCAAAGTAAGTATGTTGTTCTTATATATCCAGCGCTGACTCCTCAGTGCAGaagcttgctatagaaaatgAGTACTTGAAATATTGGGCTGGGTCTTACAGATCTGTGTGTGGGAAGGAAGGCTGAGATGTGTTACTTTTTGCTTTCAGAATGGGAATCAAATAGCATGGTGGCTGAGCCCCGTTCATTTTTATTGCAAATCTTCTCATCGGTTTAACAGTTACACAAAGAAGAGTATGATACATTTAACACATTTGAGTGAGTAATATTGAAATATATAATGCATGTATTCAGGAACGACTCAGATCCCTAATTGATTTGTGTGGTCCGGCAAACATGCATTTTGAACATCAGCTATTAAAGGGCTTATTTGTGTTTCTTGGTCAAATGATCTGTTTTTTCCTAATGGTCATATTAACCTCTAATGTTACCCCTTGTCTTGCCTTTGTCAAATACAAAACAAtctgtttttaaattaattatttcgATTTTCTGTGGCATAAAGACTTTTAAAATAGAAATAAACAAGCAGCATTCTGTTTTTCCGGGGCTTATATTAATTAAAGTATTATTCATTAGAGTATCACTGATGCACATCAACCCAATTTAGAAAGTATAGGGAGGGCAGTTCTTATAAATAGGATAATAAAACATGATGTCATAATAAATATTATTGAtcgctgtgtatttttttttacagagtctTGTAAAGAGCTTTCTCCTATATATGTCCCTCCTAAAGTCACAACTGCTTTCCTGAGATTTGACGCTTAATAAAAGTGTGGGGTGACTATCCAGGACCTGTTGGACTATCCAGGACCTGCTTTGTCTGTGACTTGCTGTGAGATCAAAAAGAAGGGATAATGGCTTCAGAAAACACTGCGGGGGTGACCAAGTCTGCAGTGGAGAAACTCTCTGATGCCATGGGTGAAAGAACTAAACAGATTGGCACAGCTATGAAGGAAGTTCATCACCAGAGACGGCTCATCCTGTTCATTGTCTGTGTGGCACTTTTCCTTGATAACATGCTTTATATGGTAATCGTCCCCATCATCCCTGATTACATTGCCACTCTGAGATCTGGCCAAGCTGAACAGGTCTTCAAAGACTCTAACTCCAGCTATCCATACATGAACAAGTCAATAATTAGACCCCGGTACCCAACAGATAATGAAGATATGAAGATCGGTGTCCTCTTTGCCTCCAAAGCTATCCTACAGCTGTTGGTCAACCCATTAAGTGGCACCTTCATAGACAGGGTTGGCTATGACATTCCTCTTTTCATTGGACTGATTGTTATGTTCTTCTCCACGGTCATATTTGCGTTTGCAGAGAACTATGCCACCTTGTTTGTAGCAAGAAGCCTCCAAGGTTTAGGATCTGCTTTTGCAGACACTTCTGGGATCGCTATGATCGCAGATAAGTACACTGAAGAGGCTGAGCGGAGCAAAGCCCTGGGCATAGCTTTGGCATTCATCTCTTTCGGGAGTCTGGTGGCGCCCCCGTTTGGGGGCATATTGTACGAGTTTGTGGGCAAGCAAATGCCCTTCCTAGTGCTAGCCTGCATCTCCCTTATGGATGGCATACTGCTGTTAGTGGTCATTAAACCCTTTGCTAATCGGACTAGAGAGAACATGCCAGTTGGCACACCCATTCACAGACTGATGATTGACCCTTACATTGCTGTAGTGGCAGGTGCTCTCGTCACCTGCAACATTCCTTTGGCGTTTCTTGAGCCCACCATATCAAATTGGATGAAGACAACAATGGGTGCCTCTGAATCGCAAATGGGCCTCATATGGCTTCCAG
It encodes:
- the SLC18A3 gene encoding vesicular acetylcholine transporter, whose protein sequence is MASENTAGVTKSAVEKLSDAMGERTKQIGTAMKEVHHQRRLILFIVCVALFLDNMLYMVIVPIIPDYIATLRSGQAEQVFKDSNSSYPYMNKSIIRPRYPTDNEDMKIGVLFASKAILQLLVNPLSGTFIDRVGYDIPLFIGLIVMFFSTVIFAFAENYATLFVARSLQGLGSAFADTSGIAMIADKYTEEAERSKALGIALAFISFGSLVAPPFGGILYEFVGKQMPFLVLACISLMDGILLLVVIKPFANRTRENMPVGTPIHRLMIDPYIAVVAGALVTCNIPLAFLEPTISNWMKTTMGASESQMGLIWLPAFIPHVLGVYLTVKLAANYPQYQWFYGAIGMVVIGASSCTVPACKTFYQLIVPLCGICFGIALVDTALLPTLALLVDLRHVSVYGSVYAIADISYSLAYAMGPIVASQIVHTTGFTQLNLGMGLVNVLYAPALLLLRNVCQMKASHSERNILLDEEPKGLYDTIKMEERKAKSHKNNPKDGGMQANSMDTYQGEQAGKHRSEEDSSDYEYS